The proteins below come from a single Roseiflexus sp. RS-1 genomic window:
- a CDS encoding FecCD family ABC transporter permease — MSAAMTITLQRIAGWRRTGLLPALILALAVAVALGAGIGPVVVPPDVMLAILLRKTGILLDVPVSMQQEAIFWTIRLPRVALGVLAGAALAVSGALLQGVFRNPLADPGLIGVSSGAALGAVAVIVLGISSLGLMTLPLAAFLTGTATTFFVYRLAQRHGRTDVATLLLVGLALNAMAGAATGLLTYLADDAQLRSIVFWTMGGLGGALWETVLVAAPWIAVSLALAPRLGRALNLFALGETEARHLGIEVEQVKRAAILLSALATGTAVALVGPIGFIGLIVPHIVRLIAGPDHRLLLPACALGGASLLVLADLVARTMAAPAEVPVGLITACAGGPFFLALILRARRQYGWG; from the coding sequence ATGAGCGCCGCAATGACGATCACGTTGCAACGGATTGCCGGATGGCGGCGAACAGGACTGCTCCCTGCGCTGATCCTGGCGCTGGCGGTGGCTGTGGCGCTCGGCGCGGGCATCGGTCCGGTTGTTGTTCCGCCTGACGTTATGCTGGCTATCCTGTTGCGCAAAACCGGCATCCTGCTCGATGTGCCGGTCAGCATGCAGCAGGAAGCGATTTTCTGGACGATCCGCCTGCCGCGTGTGGCGCTGGGTGTTCTGGCAGGCGCTGCGCTGGCTGTCAGCGGTGCACTGCTTCAGGGTGTGTTTCGCAATCCGCTGGCTGATCCGGGTTTGATCGGGGTGAGCAGCGGCGCTGCGCTTGGCGCCGTGGCGGTCATTGTGCTCGGTATCTCGTCGCTCGGGTTGATGACGCTGCCGCTGGCGGCTTTCCTTACCGGAACCGCAACGACATTCTTTGTCTACCGCCTGGCGCAGCGTCACGGGCGTACCGACGTGGCAACTCTCCTGCTGGTTGGTCTGGCGCTCAACGCGATGGCTGGCGCTGCAACCGGATTGCTGACGTACCTGGCAGACGATGCGCAACTGCGATCAATCGTCTTCTGGACGATGGGCGGGTTGGGCGGCGCGCTCTGGGAAACGGTGCTCGTCGCTGCGCCCTGGATCGCCGTTTCCCTGGCGCTGGCGCCGCGATTGGGGCGGGCGCTCAACCTGTTTGCGCTTGGCGAAACGGAAGCGCGCCATCTGGGTATCGAGGTCGAGCAGGTCAAGCGGGCTGCCATTCTGCTATCCGCGCTTGCGACCGGGACTGCCGTGGCGCTTGTCGGTCCTATTGGCTTCATCGGTCTGATCGTACCGCACATTGTGCGCCTGATCGCCGGTCCTGACCATCGACTGCTTTTGCCCGCCTGTGCGCTTGGCGGCGCCAGCCTGCTGGTGCTGGCGGATCTCGTTGCACGCACTATGGCGGCGCCAGCCGAGGTTCCGGTGGGATTGATAACCGCATGTGCCGGTGGACCATTTTTTCTGGCACTGATCCTGCGTGCGAGGCGACAGTATGGATGGGGATGA
- a CDS encoding cytochrome c biogenesis protein, producing the protein MAQRLGSISRLLVGVWLAGVTIATFVIIPPYQGLGDAGRIVIVHVPTAWVAVIAFTISAVYSALYLRRRRLTDDAKATAAAEGGLIFTLLATLTGMVFSQVAWGVFWNWDPRQVTILVLLLIYAALFALRSAIDDPERRRRMAAVYSLFAFVTMPFLMFVAPRMAESTLHPNCAFIKGSDCEGITLKIGHVGLLGDQKVQLLGLEQQGDTVVAQVKVSTPGLESEAVLLPGYDLTTRSYTDRPTFPGQRFTLALEAVDLERGEARINMEAPGSGLLENQRTLWVFLAANIGFTLLFIWMFLVRSQVLSLEVQIAQRKVALA; encoded by the coding sequence ATGGCTCAGCGACTCGGCTCGATCAGCAGACTGCTCGTTGGGGTATGGCTGGCAGGCGTCACGATTGCGACGTTTGTCATCATCCCGCCCTACCAGGGGCTTGGCGACGCGGGGCGTATCGTGATCGTTCATGTTCCCACTGCCTGGGTTGCGGTTATTGCTTTCACCATATCGGCAGTCTACAGTGCACTCTATCTCCGTCGCCGACGACTGACCGATGATGCGAAGGCGACCGCTGCCGCTGAAGGCGGGTTGATCTTCACCCTGCTGGCAACGCTGACCGGCATGGTCTTCTCGCAGGTCGCCTGGGGAGTATTCTGGAACTGGGATCCGCGACAGGTGACGATCCTGGTGCTGTTGCTGATCTATGCGGCGCTCTTCGCGTTGCGCAGCGCCATCGACGACCCTGAGCGAAGGCGCCGGATGGCGGCAGTCTACAGTCTGTTTGCGTTCGTCACTATGCCGTTTCTGATGTTCGTCGCGCCGCGTATGGCGGAAAGCACACTGCATCCCAACTGCGCCTTCATCAAGGGGAGCGACTGTGAGGGGATTACGTTGAAGATCGGGCATGTCGGGTTGCTCGGTGATCAGAAGGTGCAGTTGCTGGGTTTGGAACAGCAGGGCGATACTGTTGTTGCGCAGGTCAAAGTCAGCACGCCTGGTCTGGAGAGCGAAGCGGTTCTGCTGCCCGGTTATGATCTGACCACGCGCAGTTACACCGACCGACCGACCTTCCCCGGTCAACGCTTCACGCTGGCGCTCGAAGCGGTTGATCTGGAGCGCGGGGAGGCGCGCATCAACATGGAAGCGCCCGGCAGCGGCCTGCTGGAGAACCAGCGCACGCTCTGGGTATTCCTGGCTGCCAATATCGGCTTCACCCTGCTCTTTATCTGGATGTTCCTGGTTCGTTCGCAGGTGTTGAGTCTCGAAGTGCAGATAGCGCAGCGAAAGGTGGCGCTGGCATGA
- a CDS encoding antibiotic biosynthesis monooxygenase family protein: MITTANRIFVNPEYADLFEENFRNRAGLVDRMPGFVSNQLLRPVNPGDPYIVLTVWESRAHFENWVRSDEFRLGHARSSSLPPETFSAPSKLELHEIILDTSRPDLIPEPRGKPFRAHG, from the coding sequence ATGATCACAACTGCCAATCGTATCTTCGTCAACCCCGAATACGCTGATCTGTTCGAGGAGAACTTCCGCAATCGCGCCGGTCTGGTCGATAGAATGCCTGGTTTCGTCAGCAACCAGTTGCTGCGCCCGGTCAATCCCGGTGACCCATATATCGTTTTGACCGTCTGGGAGAGTCGGGCGCATTTTGAGAACTGGGTGCGTTCCGACGAGTTCCGCCTGGGGCATGCCCGTTCGAGCAGTCTCCCGCCGGAGACGTTCAGCGCTCCCAGTAAACTTGAGTTACACGAAATTATTCTCGACACCAGTCGTCCCGATCTGATACCCGAACCGCGGGGCAAGCCGTTTCGGGCGCACGGATAG
- a CDS encoding iron chelate uptake ABC transporter family permease subunit, producing MTRLLRWSGSTLSWHLIVSLGALLVMMTMSLALGSVALTPARFLTALTMPDADPVAAAIVFNVRLPRVLLACCAGALTAMAALLLAPHEQGAAPDPGWSGMMPLGALGAVIALTVSTGSPWWSVMGALVGCGAGVALYAATQRWRQRRIIGFVVALVAPVCAFGLLIGEVRIATWVRWCLGSLEQRDWQAWNTAWPILLTGVLLVVAAEYRPSAHRWRRYVSATVATAAATVAAGALGWIGSTAARRAQASDGSPVRRIVLAGLWGALLVVGIDLAARGVTALLPSPGLIGELPLGALLIVISGAAYVHDRVRSRSHRA from the coding sequence ATGACACGTTTGCTTCGATGGTCGGGCAGTACGCTCTCGTGGCATCTGATCGTGAGTCTGGGGGCGCTGCTCGTCATGATGACGATGAGTCTTGCGCTTGGTTCGGTCGCGCTGACGCCAGCCCGCTTCCTTACCGCGCTCACGATGCCTGACGCCGATCCGGTTGCTGCGGCGATTGTGTTCAACGTTCGCCTGCCCAGGGTGCTGCTGGCATGCTGTGCGGGCGCACTCACGGCGATGGCGGCGCTGCTGCTTGCACCGCATGAGCAGGGAGCAGCGCCGGATCCGGGATGGAGCGGAATGATGCCGCTGGGTGCGCTCGGCGCTGTCATAGCGCTGACCGTCTCTACCGGAAGTCCGTGGTGGAGTGTGATGGGAGCGCTGGTCGGGTGCGGCGCAGGTGTCGCATTGTATGCTGCAACGCAGCGCTGGCGGCAGCGCCGGATCATTGGCTTCGTCGTGGCGCTGGTTGCACCGGTATGCGCATTTGGGTTGCTGATCGGCGAGGTGCGGATTGCCACATGGGTGCGCTGGTGTCTTGGCAGCCTGGAGCAGCGCGACTGGCAGGCCTGGAACACTGCCTGGCCCATTCTACTGACCGGCGTGTTGCTGGTGGTTGCGGCGGAGTATCGTCCATCAGCGCACCGCTGGCGCCGATACGTGAGTGCAACTGTGGCGACTGCGGCGGCAACCGTTGCTGCCGGTGCGCTCGGATGGATCGGGAGCACGGCGGCGCGCCGGGCGCAGGCTTCCGACGGATCGCCCGTCCGTCGCATCGTTCTGGCAGGATTGTGGGGTGCGCTGCTGGTCGTCGGGATCGACCTTGCTGCGCGCGGGGTGACGGCGCTGCTGCCATCCCCCGGTCTGATCGGAGAACTGCCGTTGGGTGCGCTGCTGATCGTGATCAGTGGGGCGGCATACGTGCATGATCGCGTGCGTTCCCGCAGCCATCGTGCCTGA
- a CDS encoding metal-dependent transcriptional regulator, whose amino-acid sequence MTSRIVYLTGADRTDGDEVAGIERACLEVIAGLSERREPVMTTHVINRMRKQFAPPSLVLALRRLEQKRLITCDDTGMIGLTDEGHVAGMRILRRRRLLERFLFDTLKVPWHEVYREAKHLEPLLSAVMEARIEALTADATTCPYGNPVPGRSDVSPDECVLVTAPINAWFVVTRIDEEAGEDSCALQFLWTRGLRPGVPLVRRPDACDGLVVQRADRRIVLSRRMAHFLWGRSKRSEG is encoded by the coding sequence ATGACATCGCGCATCGTGTATCTGACGGGCGCCGACCGGACTGACGGCGATGAAGTAGCCGGGATTGAACGCGCCTGTCTGGAGGTGATCGCCGGGTTGAGTGAACGGCGCGAGCCGGTGATGACCACGCATGTGATCAACCGGATGCGGAAGCAGTTCGCTCCACCGTCGCTCGTTCTCGCCCTGCGTCGCCTGGAACAGAAGCGTCTGATCACCTGCGATGACACCGGTATGATCGGTTTGACCGATGAGGGACACGTGGCCGGTATGCGCATCCTTCGCCGCCGTCGTCTTCTCGAACGCTTTCTCTTCGATACGCTCAAGGTTCCGTGGCACGAGGTGTACCGCGAGGCGAAACACCTCGAACCTCTCCTTTCAGCGGTGATGGAGGCGCGGATCGAGGCGCTGACTGCTGATGCGACCACCTGCCCTTACGGTAATCCGGTTCCGGGACGCAGCGACGTATCGCCTGACGAGTGTGTGCTCGTCACAGCGCCGATCAACGCCTGGTTCGTGGTAACGCGTATCGACGAAGAGGCAGGCGAAGACAGTTGCGCGCTTCAGTTTCTCTGGACGCGCGGACTGCGCCCCGGCGTCCCGCTCGTGCGTCGTCCCGACGCCTGCGATGGACTGGTGGTGCAGCGCGCCGACCGTCGGATCGTGCTGTCGCGGCGGATGGCGCACTTTCTGTGGGGACGCAGCAAACGCTCCGAGGGGTGA
- a CDS encoding cytochrome P450, translating into MAGSDSVLGGEEAARQSHQAMASLVDYFTTLIRQRRHSPRDDLISALIAAHDAGDSLSEDELLGMCVLLLIAGHETTVNLIGNGLLTLLRHPDQLNLLRRQSEYLTSAIEEMLRYESPVQRSTPRFAAEPFVIGGEQIEAGQQISLMFGAANRDPAHFSDPDRFDITRQPNPHLGFGMGIHYCLGAPLARIEARVAFTHILERLPAIRLATDTPAWKPVTWLRGLKSLPVLV; encoded by the coding sequence ATGGCGGGGAGCGACTCGGTGCTTGGCGGTGAAGAAGCAGCCCGTCAATCACACCAGGCGATGGCGTCGCTGGTCGATTATTTTACGACGCTGATCCGGCAGCGCCGGCACTCCCCACGCGACGATCTGATCAGTGCGCTGATCGCCGCGCACGACGCTGGTGATAGCCTGAGCGAAGATGAACTGCTGGGAATGTGCGTCCTGCTCCTGATCGCCGGGCACGAAACAACCGTCAACCTGATCGGCAACGGTCTGCTTACCCTGCTGCGCCACCCCGATCAACTGAACCTGCTCCGCCGACAATCAGAGTATCTGACATCAGCAATTGAGGAAATGCTGCGCTACGAAAGCCCGGTGCAGCGCTCGACGCCCCGTTTTGCAGCGGAACCCTTCGTCATCGGCGGAGAACAGATCGAAGCCGGGCAGCAGATCAGTCTGATGTTCGGCGCGGCTAACCGCGATCCGGCGCATTTTTCCGATCCGGATCGTTTCGATATCACCCGCCAGCCGAATCCGCACCTGGGGTTCGGGATGGGCATCCACTACTGTCTTGGCGCTCCGCTGGCGCGCATCGAAGCGCGCGTCGCGTTTACGCACATCCTTGAGCGCCTGCCAGCGATCCGGCTGGCAACCGACACGCCGGCATGGAAACCGGTTACCTGGCTGCGCGGGTTGAAAAGCCTGCCGGTGCTCGTCTGA
- a CDS encoding cytochrome P450, with the protein MTPTIVARLASPEFLADPYPVYRQLIEQTPVFWLPHANAPGGMWCIARYDDIAFVLREAPIFKDTSRIAPPDTLTPLDRAMLQRDPPDHTRLRRLASHAFTPRRVHDLMPRIEQISLDLIERIGARGEADFIADYARCRSSLSPNCSACHSRITNSSAHGRIRLWRGATRCLAVKKQPVNHTRRWRRWSIILRR; encoded by the coding sequence ATGACGCCCACCATTGTCGCCAGACTGGCAAGCCCTGAGTTTCTCGCCGATCCGTATCCTGTGTACCGGCAGTTGATCGAGCAGACGCCGGTGTTCTGGTTGCCGCACGCGAATGCACCAGGCGGGATGTGGTGCATTGCGCGGTACGACGACATCGCTTTTGTGCTCAGAGAAGCGCCGATATTCAAAGACACCAGCCGCATTGCGCCGCCGGACACATTGACGCCGCTGGACCGGGCAATGCTTCAACGCGACCCTCCCGATCACACGCGCCTGCGGCGACTGGCAAGCCATGCGTTCACGCCACGTCGGGTACACGATCTGATGCCGCGCATCGAGCAGATCAGTCTGGACCTGATCGAACGCATCGGCGCACGCGGCGAGGCAGATTTCATCGCCGATTACGCCCGCTGCCGATCATCGTTATCGCCGAACTGCTCGGCGTGCCATTCGAGGATCACGAACAGTTCAGCACATGGTCGGATCAGATTATGGCGGGGAGCGACTCGGTGCTTGGCGGTGAAGAAGCAGCCCGTCAATCACACCAGGCGATGGCGTCGCTGGTCGATTATTTTACGACGCTGA
- the tatA gene encoding twin-arginine translocase TatA/TatE family subunit has translation MPQLGMGELLIILIIVLLLFGASRITGVASALGGSIKAFRKAVRDDDVPASKSEPAESTDKKVETNV, from the coding sequence ATGCCACAGCTTGGAATGGGCGAACTGCTTATCATTTTGATCATTGTCCTGTTGCTGTTTGGCGCCTCGCGCATCACCGGCGTCGCCAGTGCATTGGGAGGCAGCATCAAGGCATTCCGCAAGGCGGTTCGCGACGATGACGTTCCCGCCAGCAAGAGCGAACCGGCTGAGTCGACCGATAAAAAAGTCGAAACGAACGTCTAA
- the obgE gene encoding GTPase ObgE, translating into MAGDFYDYARIFVQAGDGGDGAATFRREKYVPRGGPDGGDGGRGGHIYLVADPGLNTLLPFRERTRFVAERGGNGGRSRKHGRNGRDVFIRVPVGTVARTIIDGETYTVDLDAPGLQLLAARGGRGGLGNVHFATSSYQVPRIAELGEPGERREIELELKLLADVGLVGFPNAGKSTLLSVISAARPKIAPYPFTTLQPNLGVVEVGDYSFVVADIPGLIEGAHRGVGLGFSFLRHIERTRLLIHIIDAAGVDGRDPVGDFHAINEELRLYQPELAQRPQIVALNKADLPEAQANLSRLRHALPLPDHDVFVISAATREGVDALLQRVAGRLKEMPAPHRVPRDETLTWPVPDVDERQYTIERTSDGWRVRGRKIERLISMTNFAQPDAIMRIQRVLEASGISAALQEAGIQNGDTVYIEKAAFEWEDGEITYLMPGVR; encoded by the coding sequence ATGGCAGGCGATTTTTACGATTATGCGCGAATCTTCGTGCAGGCTGGCGATGGCGGTGATGGCGCTGCAACCTTTCGCCGTGAAAAGTATGTGCCGCGCGGCGGTCCGGATGGCGGTGACGGCGGGCGGGGCGGGCACATCTATCTGGTCGCCGATCCAGGTCTCAATACGCTTTTGCCGTTCCGTGAACGCACGCGCTTCGTGGCGGAACGCGGCGGCAATGGTGGACGATCACGCAAACACGGGCGCAACGGGCGCGATGTTTTCATCCGTGTGCCGGTCGGTACGGTAGCGCGCACGATCATCGATGGCGAGACGTACACCGTCGATCTTGATGCTCCCGGTCTCCAGTTGCTCGCTGCACGCGGCGGGCGCGGCGGTCTGGGGAATGTTCACTTTGCCACATCGAGTTATCAGGTGCCGCGCATCGCCGAACTTGGCGAACCGGGTGAGCGCCGCGAGATTGAACTGGAACTCAAACTCCTGGCGGATGTCGGGTTGGTGGGGTTTCCGAATGCGGGCAAATCGACGCTCTTGTCGGTGATCAGCGCGGCGCGCCCCAAAATTGCGCCATACCCGTTCACAACCTTGCAGCCGAACCTGGGGGTTGTCGAGGTTGGAGACTACTCATTCGTGGTTGCCGACATTCCGGGTCTGATCGAAGGCGCGCATCGCGGCGTCGGGTTAGGGTTCAGTTTTCTCCGCCACATTGAGCGCACGCGCCTGCTCATCCACATTATCGATGCGGCCGGCGTCGATGGGCGTGATCCGGTCGGCGACTTCCACGCGATTAATGAAGAACTGCGCCTCTATCAGCCCGAACTGGCGCAGCGCCCACAAATCGTCGCCCTGAACAAGGCTGACCTGCCGGAAGCGCAGGCGAACCTGAGCCGTCTGCGCCATGCTCTTCCGCTGCCCGACCATGACGTATTCGTCATTTCAGCGGCAACGCGCGAAGGTGTGGACGCTCTGTTGCAGCGCGTCGCCGGGCGCCTGAAAGAAATGCCAGCGCCCCACCGCGTACCGCGCGATGAGACCCTGACCTGGCCCGTGCCCGACGTCGATGAGCGCCAGTACACGATTGAGCGCACCTCCGATGGCTGGCGTGTGCGGGGGCGCAAGATCGAGCGCCTGATTTCGATGACCAACTTTGCCCAACCGGATGCGATCATGCGCATTCAGCGCGTGCTCGAAGCCAGTGGCATCAGCGCTGCGTTGCAGGAAGCCGGCATTCAGAATGGAGATACGGTGTATATCGAAAAAGCAGCGTTCGAGTGGGAAGATGGCGAAATAACCTACCTGATGCCGGGCGTCAGATGA
- a CDS encoding sugar transferase codes for MNKSTEATTTPSVAHPPLPIRRRRIAPSGVLMAIVDTCLILLGFALAYWMRYVIDWPPPFDQLVREVQAQNFVPLSAFAPFAILLTALLIVQFAMRGLYRMPRTAGVLDHASIIVGSTTTGIAILIVVVFLYKPSEFYSRLIFAFALVSISTLLVGGRAVLIGLRRWRWVRGIDRERVLVVGNTGLGREVMESLVAQPDLGYALVGFLDDRETPLNRRTVHFRRLGPISDLDVCLRGGDIDLVILALPFWEHHRLPELVDICRYAGVEFRVVPDLYQLSFDRIDIGNLSGIPLIGLKEVSLRGWNLVVKRTMDLALTLLALPIVFPLGVMLAIIVRLDSPGPAIFRQRRIGRDGRPFICYKFRTMVVDAEERKAELAALNEADGPLFKIRNDPRMTRVGRFLRRYSLDELPQLWNILRGDMSWVGPRPATPEEVAQYEDWHYRRLTVVPGLTGLSQVLGRSDISFDETVRLDIFYTENWTPGMDLRILLQTIPVVISGRGAY; via the coding sequence GTGAACAAATCAACAGAAGCGACGACAACTCCATCCGTCGCTCACCCTCCGCTCCCGATCCGTCGTCGCCGGATCGCGCCTTCAGGCGTGCTGATGGCAATAGTCGATACCTGCCTTATCTTGCTTGGGTTTGCTCTTGCGTACTGGATGCGCTATGTCATCGACTGGCCCCCGCCATTCGACCAGCTGGTGCGCGAAGTTCAGGCGCAAAACTTTGTGCCGCTCAGCGCATTCGCTCCCTTCGCCATCCTCCTGACCGCGTTGCTGATCGTTCAGTTCGCCATGCGGGGGCTGTACCGCATGCCGCGTACCGCCGGAGTGCTCGACCATGCCAGCATCATCGTCGGATCGACGACGACCGGCATTGCGATTCTGATTGTAGTTGTCTTTCTCTATAAGCCATCGGAGTTCTACTCGCGCCTGATCTTTGCTTTTGCGCTGGTGTCGATCAGCACACTGCTGGTCGGCGGGCGCGCAGTGCTGATCGGTCTGCGCCGCTGGCGCTGGGTACGCGGCATCGACCGTGAACGGGTGCTGGTCGTCGGCAACACCGGTCTGGGGCGTGAGGTGATGGAAAGCCTGGTGGCGCAACCCGATCTGGGGTATGCGCTCGTGGGCTTTCTCGATGATCGTGAGACACCGCTCAACCGTCGCACGGTTCACTTTCGGCGCCTTGGTCCGATCAGCGATCTTGACGTATGTCTGCGCGGTGGCGATATCGATCTGGTAATCCTGGCGCTCCCGTTCTGGGAACATCATCGCCTGCCGGAACTGGTCGACATATGTCGCTATGCGGGCGTCGAGTTCCGGGTTGTGCCCGATCTGTACCAGTTGAGTTTTGACCGGATCGATATCGGCAACCTGAGCGGCATTCCGTTGATCGGCTTGAAAGAAGTCTCGCTGCGTGGCTGGAACCTGGTCGTCAAACGGACGATGGACCTGGCGCTGACATTGCTGGCGTTGCCCATCGTGTTCCCGCTGGGCGTGATGCTGGCGATCATTGTGCGGCTCGACTCGCCAGGACCGGCGATTTTCCGGCAGCGCCGGATCGGGCGTGATGGGCGCCCCTTCATCTGTTACAAGTTCCGCACGATGGTGGTCGATGCAGAGGAACGGAAGGCTGAACTGGCTGCCCTGAACGAAGCCGATGGTCCGCTCTTCAAAATCCGCAACGACCCGCGGATGACCCGCGTCGGGCGGTTTTTGCGGCGTTATAGTCTGGACGAACTGCCGCAACTGTGGAACATCCTGCGCGGCGATATGAGTTGGGTTGGTCCACGTCCGGCAACTCCGGAGGAAGTTGCACAGTACGAAGACTGGCACTATCGCCGCCTGACGGTTGTGCCTGGATTGACCGGTCTGTCGCAGGTGTTGGGGCGCAGCGATATTTCATTCGACGAAACGGTGCGCCTCGATATTTTCTACACCGAAAACTGGACCCCCGGCATGGATCTGCGTATTCTGCTGCAAACGATCCCCGTGGTTATCTCCGGGCGCGGGGCATATTGA
- a CDS encoding UDP-glucuronic acid decarboxylase family protein, whose product MRILITGGAGFLGSHLCDRFLAEGHTVVAMDNLITGSTDNIAHLAGHPRFSFIKHDVTNYIFVEGPLDAILHFASPASPVDYLELPIQTLKVGALGTHKALGLAKDKKARFLLASTSEVYGDPQIHPQPESYYGHVNPIGPRGVYDEAKRFAEAMTMAYHRYHGVETRIVRIFNTYGPRMRLRDGRVVPNFIQQALRGEPLTIYGDGSQTRSFQYVDDLVEGVYRLLFSDEVEPVNIGNPGEFTIKAFAELVNTLTGNTAGVVYKDLRTQDDPQVRQPDISKARRILGWEPQISLEEGLRRTIPWFREELRKRGEIP is encoded by the coding sequence ATGCGTATCCTGATCACCGGCGGTGCAGGTTTTCTCGGATCACATCTGTGCGACCGGTTCCTTGCTGAAGGTCACACTGTCGTTGCAATGGACAACCTGATAACCGGCAGCACCGACAACATCGCCCATCTCGCCGGTCATCCGCGCTTCAGTTTCATCAAGCATGACGTGACGAACTATATTTTCGTCGAAGGTCCGCTCGACGCCATCTTGCACTTTGCATCGCCAGCATCGCCGGTCGATTATCTGGAATTGCCCATTCAGACGTTGAAGGTCGGCGCGCTGGGAACGCACAAGGCGTTGGGTCTGGCGAAGGATAAAAAGGCGCGCTTCCTCCTGGCGTCCACATCGGAGGTGTACGGTGACCCGCAGATTCATCCGCAGCCCGAAAGTTACTACGGGCATGTCAATCCCATCGGTCCGCGCGGCGTCTACGACGAAGCCAAACGGTTCGCCGAAGCGATGACGATGGCATACCATCGCTACCACGGCGTCGAGACGCGCATTGTGCGTATCTTCAACACGTATGGTCCGCGTATGCGACTCCGCGACGGGCGGGTGGTGCCGAATTTTATCCAGCAGGCGCTGCGCGGCGAACCGCTGACGATTTATGGCGATGGTTCACAAACCCGCTCGTTTCAGTATGTCGATGATCTGGTTGAAGGGGTCTATCGCCTGCTCTTCTCCGATGAGGTCGAACCGGTCAATATCGGGAATCCCGGCGAGTTCACGATCAAGGCGTTTGCCGAACTGGTCAACACACTCACCGGCAACACAGCCGGTGTGGTGTACAAAGATCTGCGCACCCAGGATGATCCGCAGGTGCGCCAACCGGATATCTCCAAGGCGCGCAGGATTCTCGGTTGGGAGCCGCAGATCAGCCTCGAAGAAGGATTGCGCCGCACTATTCCCTGGTTTCGGGAAGAGTTGCGCAAACGTGGGGAAATACCCTGA